agaagataGGTGAAGCTAGAGAGATTGATCCCTACTCCTCTAATAGGTTCAGTgacattgattatagattttggaatgctttccaatctAATTTTTATGCCACAGCCATCCTATCCAAGCCAAagggcaagattagcaagatgTACATTAAttttggtgacttggagagcagGGATGATCATGGGTTTGCTGCAGCCATCAAGACTTGTGACCGCTTTGAAATGACAGATatcatgagtttcaggtatgattggaacagggagattcttgcacagttccatgccacttaatattggaacagggaagtggatgagcttcattggatgactgatgggcgaCATTATCGCATTAATTTTGTCACCTTCTATTGTATTCTTGGTTTTGGATAGATCCACAGGGGATATGAGAGGATTCATAATGAATGTCGTCTTGAGCTaatggaagtaagcttcatgtgggagaatcaaaatcttgcagttcctgattggtcaaggaCCAAGCTCAAGAGCTTCTATTATATCATGAACAATTTTTTTAGGATCACTCTTAACCCTAAAGACAATGcaacagatttgaatggctaCATCACCAATGTATTGTCTAGGTTTCCTAGTAGTGAAAAGTTTAATGTTCCAAGGTTTATTTGTGTTGAGCTAGCATATaccatggatgatgggaggagatctttgccctatgctccttacctcatgtttgtgattgagagagtgactggcatgtggttccctaaggattgtgagcacaTTATTTACAAGATCAAAAAGACCCATGGTGGCTTAGGGGGACTTGGGTCAGCCACTCAGCACACTTGTTTTGGAGGACATGGAGATAGTGGGGCAGCAGGCCTTCACTCTTCTGGAGCTGAACATAGAGACATTCCTAAGCCGtccagggctagggaacaaaagaagaagtctAAGTGggggaagatgagtgcatggatgaaggcaatctttACTCATTGTGCATATGTGTCACAGACTGCTTATGAGGATAGAATGGAAAACAGGGAagcagtgaggcatgctagggagTTGGCGGGGCTACCACCTCTTCCACCAGTGCAACCATCACctcagtttcctaacttgcctcgcctttcttcCTCTGACGAAGAGCAGGATCAGCCACATGAGCATCATTATGAACAGCCAGATGATCAATAGTATGGGCACTCATATGAGGCGTTCAGTCAGTACTATGGGTACCCACAGGGGCAGCATTTTGAGCAGCCCCCACGGCAGCAGGACCTTGGTGCAGAGATTCACTCCACAGAGGCTGATCCACAGGTTCAGACAGCTTTGTTTCACACATATTCTAGGAGACCGCGACCTTCGACAGATCAGCCAGGTCCTTCTACTTCAGCTGGGGCATCTTCTCCGCGACGTTCAGCACGCTTCACTTCTCACACTCACATCATAGGACGTGCCCGCATCGACTCCGACAGTGACGAgtgacttttcttcttcttctctttttggtacttgatgccaaagggggagaaaattagaggggttaaCAGATTTTTGATGCCATGAGTTCTCTACAGCTGCGCTTTATGTCCAGATCCTATGAGAGTAGTtgttaggttgtgagtttgagagtcgctcaaaactctattttataaAATATGCTACTTTATGACTTAATTTGTtttggatatggacatgtattcataGTTACAgttttagcttgtcatattctgagtttagattgttttatattcatatgatctGTTGTAGGAACCTAATTGCTACCTGACCGAAATAGTCAGGACGAcagtgccgccctataaggccAGTAGTGCCGCCCTGTGCTGTATCAGCCAGGGTCTTGTATGCTTGAACTGATATAACCTGTCATATGCATTACGTTTATTCCTATGATACTTTGTTCAGCACCCCACAGCAGGCATGGATGTAGGGAGaggttcccatcacacctaaaatgtgaatcgTGACCTCTTATGccaaattgagaattcaaatctttattcacatatttaggaggcggctcctacacccatggttcaaaaatctcagtttagatttcatatcatttgtaagctctaattgggttgtcatcaatcaccaaaaagggggagattgtaagtgcaatcaagccctattgtggattttggcattgatgaccaccaaattagaggactaatgagatttatcgagatgacaagtagggaattgaaaaatgaggatgatgtacaggttgcaagtgtcctaattataaaaggtggctagacctagcttaaaggaggtttaaattcttttatattttaaaattgagtttagggaaagccataCTATTAAAAGGGATTTTAGgatagttggtcaactgttgaaccagataCTCAAATTCTTAGATTTACATCCTCTCACCTAATAAAAACAGCCAGCCAAATTTCACCTCAACTTACCTATTTTGGCTAAGGCGGACTATTGGAcctaaggggtatttatacccttcaggcccagcccacaacggtcatcttcttcactcagacattctgctcgaaacagaacagaaccaaagctcaccttctctcctccattgttgctcctttaTCCCTCAaacaaatccttgattccaaccatcaaaacttgagagaaaaggcagcaaaactcgattagagagcagatccattgattcccaaagtctaagagcatttggttcacgtttggccggcggttttagggtttgttactcttggagcttgctcctagccagctaggcatCACCCTTGGTcttgccaactcgtgtggcagccttgggaggtttgtaacctcattcttagaactaagaaatcacctctcacTTTAAGAGTTTATTCTCTTGATTTGAAAACGAGGGTAAGgtaagcctttgtggcaagctcaagccttttgtggcttcctcaacaacgtggacttagacaaacctttgtggtgagctgaaccataggataaatcttatgtctcgcgtgcttcatctTGCTTACTTGCTGGTTTAGCTTTTTCATAGCTGGTGTTCGGGTTTGTTTGCTCGATCCACTCTTGTGTGGAGTTTCTGTGGTattcagtcttcgaactggatcttatctttctattgcaggattaagcagctaaTAGGGTCAGGTTCATCTCTGTAAAATCTCAGCTGTGTTAGATTTATTTTCATAGAGCGACAGTGCTGCCCTgcaggccggcagtgccgccctctgttctgacagagttttgagttgaatttttacaggcctattcatcccccctctaggcctcctttatcttcctgtagatcctacacTCATGTTAGAAGATATAGGGAACTTGTCGGAATTCAAGATATTTTGGAGTCCTCGTAAGTGTTTCATTTCCATTTTAATTTCAGCAAGTGTACATCACATCAATTTGATTCCAGCTAGCATTTTTTGGTCCTAGCTCCTAACATattgtttcatttgtttgctctagTTGATTGGTGGCGTTCCTATGGTGGTCGTGCTATTGAGCTACAAAAGTTTGCAAGGCGTGTGGTTAGTCTTTGTGCTTCATCATCTGGCTGTGAGCGAAATTGGAGCAAATTTAAATATGTGAGTATTTCCTTATTTGCTTGCTGCCCTTACCAATATTTCAGCGAGCAGTTTATTCATTTTTTGGTTGCAATTGTGTTTCTGGTTTTGTAGATCCACACAAAGAAAAGAAACCGATTGTTGCATAAGAGGCTGAATTCTGTTGTCTTTTTTTCCTACAACCGAAAGATGAAATCTAGGTTCCAAAAGTTATGCCAGAACAAGGAAAAAACTTTGATCCTTTGGTTATTGAGGACTTTGATTGGAACAATGAGTGGGCTGACTCATTGCATGTACCCCTCAAGGTGCTCGTGGGTGTGAGTGTGACCTTACTTGGAACCTTGTTGATGAAGCTGTTTTAGCATCACAATCACTTCAAGGCCGGAACTTTCCAAGAGCAGCCCACAGGCGTGCAAGAAATTCTGCACCTATGGTGGATGAAGCTAAGTTGGGTTCAGACAATGAAGAAAATCCGGATCCATTTGATGATGCAGATGTGATAGATTGTGAGGATGATCCAAATAATGCCAATGAAATTGGAGAAGACAATGACTtgagatattaaagattaaagaTTCTCTTTTGTAAGCTAATATATGTGCTGCACTAGCAGCACTACTAATTAAGTTATATATACCATTAGAGACTAGTTTATGGCTATTAAGAGATGAAACATTTCATATTTGCTACTTGCTACTTTATGTGGTGCCCTAGAACTCTAATAGCACTATATATTATGCTTATAATTGGCTATATTAAAATTGAATTGACATATGAATTTTTATTGGTATTATATATTAAATTATCTGTATGACGTCGCCTAGATAAACGTCCTATTCACCTAGGCGGCTGAAAGAAGGtcgctcgcctcgcctcgcctttaAAACATTGCTCGTGTTGCACGATGCATAGTACTCACTGGTGGGCAACACCTATAACGCAGACACAGCACATGTGCGATTCAGGTAGATCACCCAGTCGCAGTCGAAAAGGGAGCCATCACGTGATTGTACctgctccctcccttccctttttTAATTGTTATTTTTACTTACCAAAGAATCAAACGTCCTCAACTTAgatcaaatatatatacaaaaatattagtatttataGTATATAATCAATATTATTAGATAAATTGttgaatatattttataataaatttatttgaaaataCAAATATTGATAATTATAAACCTAACTAATCAAACTTAAGAAAATCTAACCAGCAAAGATATCATATCTACACTTCGAAAAAGGAACAGATGGAGTATAATATTTCTGGGATGTAGGTTAGTGCCTGTCTGTACAGTTATACCGTTATAGACTGAACAATAGAATGTTTGTTTGGATCAAGCTTGATATAGTTAGAAACCATACACATGTCTGCCTCATTTCATAAAACTTGACATTCTAATTTTTTTTCAGACAGATTAATATAGAATTGAAATGACACCAGTGACCCTATTTATTAAAGATGTTTCACCTAAAGTATTGATTAATTTGGCTGCCGCTGCAGCTTCTGCTGTGACTGCAGCTCCATAACTATGAACTACTGTAGCATGAACTAGAGAAGCTGCAGCGAGCATATGTATGCGCTCACCTCATTTAGGCATGCAGATTAGCTGCCATCTCTAGGCCTAATTAGTGTTTTGTTAAAGTAACTGTGGATGGCACATTGAATGTCAAGTGGGTAAGTACAATAACAAGTTTTTTAGGCAAAATTTAAACACTAGGATGTCATGTTTTATTTACGGGtggatagagtgagaattaggtGTGTTACCTACCAGTAAAAATTAACAAGGTGGAAGATGCTATCAATGATAAGAATCACTAGCATGCTAAAATTAGCTGATTCAAATAATGCCtcacagtttttttttcttttcgaaACAATTGAGAATGTCTACTTGGCAAGGTAGCGGTGAAACAGGGAACAGAACAGTAGACAGTCGACACTGACCTGTCCGAAGACGGCCTGTGGCACGCGGGCGCGGAGGGCGTCGACGAGCTCCTTGCCAAGCGGCGCGGCGCCGGAGAGCACGATCCGGATGGAGCTGAGGTCGTACTTCTCCAGcgcggggttctttgccagggcgaGCACCAGAGGCGGCACGACGGCGGCCACCGTGACGCGCCACCGCTGGATGTCCTCCAGCATCGCGCCCATCTCGAACTTGGGCATCAGCATCACCGCCGCGCCGGCGCGCAGCGCGCACAGCAGCACCGAGTTGAGCGAGAAGATGTGGAACAGCGGCAGCACGCAGAGCGCGACGTCGCCCTCCCGCATGTACAGGTTCGGGTTCGCGCCGTCCACCTGCTGCGCCACGTTGGACACCTGCCCGCCGTGGGTCAGCACCACCCCCTTGGGCAGCCCCGTGGTGCCCGACGAGAACGGCAGCGCCACGGGGTCATCGGGGGCGATGGTCACCTCCGGGAGCGCGGCGTCGTCGGCGGGCGTGACCAGCTCCCAGAACGCCAGGCAGCCTTCCGGGGTGTTGGCCGCGTCGTCGATGGTGAGGACAGTGAGGGCATTGtcgtcctcgccgccgccgtcgctcgccGTGCCGATCCTCGGGAAGGCCTCGTGCCGGAGCTTGGCGACGTAGGCGGACTGGGTGACGATGAGCTTCGCGCCGGAGGCCCTGAACTGCTTGTGGATCTCCAGCGGCGTGCAGAACGGGTTGGCGGCCGTGGTGACGGCGCCGAGGAATGACGCGCCGAAGAAGGTGAGCACGAACTCGACGGAGTTCTGGAGCAGGATCATGACGCGGTCGCCCTGGCCGACGCCGAGCCCGTGGAGAGACGCCGCGGCCTTGCGGCACAGGAGGCGCGTCTCGGCGTACGTGTAGGTCCTCCGCGTGGCCGCCGCGATGAGGCACGGCGCGTCCGCGACCTCCGCCGCCCTCGCGAAGCAGTAGTCGTGGAGGGGCAGGTGGCTGGGTATGTCGATGTCCGGCAGCTTCGACCGGAACACGGTCTCCTCCGGCGCCGCGGGCGCCACGGCCCCCGCCACCTGCGGCTGCCCCTCCGGTGCTGCCACCGTGATCATTTCCTCTGCCAAATTGCGTACCAGCGCACGGGCTTAGCTACACGGCAGTGGTGCTGTTGAGGCTGAGAAGAGACGGAGGCGGAAATAAATACAGCAACAGGCAGCAGGGACCGGAGGTAGGCGGGGGAGCTCGCGCGCGCGATGGAGGGGGTAGGTATGGTTAGAGGTGATGAGGGAGATGCATGTGGAAGCGGTGCGTACACGCACGACAGGCCGACAGCCACcccctgcaggctgcagcacaTTTTCCAGCCCAAAAtgggatgttttttttttcttcattcaAATTTTGTGCAATGATTGGTCATCTTAAGTC
This genomic interval from Miscanthus floridulus cultivar M001 unplaced genomic scaffold, ASM1932011v1 fs_230_2_3, whole genome shotgun sequence contains the following:
- the LOC136530906 gene encoding 4-coumarate--CoA ligase 2-like isoform X1; its protein translation is MITVAAPEGQPQVAGAVAPAAPEETVFRSKLPDIDIPSHLPLHDYCFARAAEVADAPCLIAAATRRTYTYAETRLLCRKAAASLHGLGVGQGDRVMILLQNSVEFVLTFFGASFLGAVTTAANPFCTPLEIHKQFRASGAKLIVTQSAYVAKLRHEAFPRIGTASDGGGEDDNALTVLTIDDAANTPEGCLAFWELVTPADDAALPEVTIAPDDPVALPFSSGTTGLPKGVVLTHGGQVSNVAQQVDGANPNLYMREGDVALCVLPLFHIFSLNSVLLCALRAGAAVMLMPKFEMGAMLEDIQRWRVTVAAVVPPLVLALAKNPALEKYDLSSIRIVLSGAAPLGKELVDALRARVPQAVFGQRAVPVLQGYGMTEAGPVLSMCPAFAKEPTPAKPGSCGTVVRNAELKVVDPDTGLSLGRNLPGEICIRGPQIMKGYLNDPEATARTIDVDGWLHTGDIGYVDDDDEVFIVDRVKELIKFKGFQVPPAELEALLIAHPSIADAAVVPQRDDAAGEVPVAFVVRAADSDIAEDAIKEFISKQVVFYKRLHKVYFTPSIPKSASGKILRRELRAKLAAAATA
- the LOC136530906 gene encoding 4-coumarate--CoA ligase 2-like isoform X2, with protein sequence MITVAAPEGQPQVAGAVAPAAPEETVFRSKLPDIDIPSHLPLHDYCFARAAEVADAPCLIAAATRRTYTYAETRLLCRKAAASLHGLGVGQGDRVMILLQNSVEFVLTFFGASFLGAVTTAANPFCTPLEIHKQFRASGAKLIVTQSAYVAKLRHEAFPRIGTASDGGGEDDNALTVLTIDDAANTPEGCLAFWELVTPADDAALPEVTIAPDDPVALPFSSGTTGLPKGVVLTHGGQVSNVAQQVDGANPNLYMREGDVALCVLPLFHIFSLNSVLLCALRAGAAVMLMPKFEMGAMLEDIQRWRVTVAAVVPPLVLALAKNPALEKYDLSSIRIVLSGAAPLGKELVDALRARVPQAVFGQGYGMTEAGPVLSMCPAFAKEPTPAKPGSCGTVVRNAELKVVDPDTGLSLGRNLPGEICIRGPQIMKGYLNDPEATARTIDVDGWLHTGDIGYVDDDDEVFIVDRVKELIKFKGFQVPPAELEALLIAHPSIADAAVVPQRDDAAGEVPVAFVVRAADSDIAEDAIKEFISKQVVFYKRLHKVYFTPSIPKSASGKILRRELRAKLAAAATA